Genomic segment of Myxococcales bacterium:
GGCCGGGAAGAGCTGGAGCCCGGTGTCCCGGTCCTCTTCGGTGAGGGGGACCTGCGTCAATTCTGGTGCGCGCTCCAGACCCAGACGGGCGCTGGCCAGGGCGGGTGCCTCGCGGGTGGTCGCCAGCGACGCGCTCTGCGAGAGCTCCGCGTGCTGCCGCAAGAAGTCTCGAGCGCGCTCGGGCAGCGCCGCGACCGCGCCACGCTCTCCCTGCATCAGGTGCCCGTAGAACCCTGGCGGGCGTCGCACCGTCTGACAGGCGTTGTGCAGCACGAAGTCGAGGCGCGACTCGGTCTCGATCACGTGGTGGGCGAACAGCTCGACGCTGGGAGTGTGCCGAAGATCCAGGCCGTAGATCTGCAGCCGGTCGCCGAAGCTTCCGGCGTCGGCCTCGCGGGCGAAGCGCAGCGCAGCGTCGTGGGGAAAACGCGTCGTGACGATGACCCGGGCGCCGGCGCGTAGCAGCAAGATCGCCGCCTGAAATCCGATCTTCACCCGGGCACCGGTGATCAGCGCAACGCGGCCGCTCAAATCTGCGGTCTGCGAGCGTTTCATGTGGTTGAAGTCGCCGCAGGTCGGGCACATCTGGTCGTAGAAGAAGTGCACCTTGGAGAAGAGCTGCTTGCAGACGTAACAGACTCGCGGTTTCTGTAGCTCCGCCGCGTCGAGGCCCTGGTCGAGCTCCGGCGTTTCGCCGTGCGCCTCGGCGGCCAAGGCGTGTTTCTTCGGCGTGATGAAGACCGGCTGGGCGCGTTTCTTCCGGATTGATGCCCGCTCGAGCAGCGCTTCGTCCGCCGCACGCAGCGCCTTCTTGTTGTGTTTGCGGAGCGCGCGGGCCAGGAGCTTCTGTTCCAGGCGGTGCGGTCGAGAGACACGGCCCGCCGCGGCGAGCAAGCGGTTGCGGCTCTCGAGCGGCAACTTGGCGAGGTGCGCGCGGCTGTCGATCAGCGCCTCGAGCACGCGCATGCAGCGTTCGAGATCGTCGGGGGTCAGGTCGGGCCCGGCGTCGGACTTTTCTGGGGGAGCGCTCACGTTGGTGCCGCGCCTCTAGCGCCGATCGCCGGCTCTGGCTAGCGACATGCGGTCGAGGTTGCGAAGCGTATGGGCCGGGGCGCGGCTGTCCGGTCGCCTTTCATGCGAGAAAGACAGGCTTGACCGAGCCCCGGGCGAGAAGACATGCTCGCGCGCTCGATGCGGCGTCGCGCCGCGCGTGGGGAGAGATGATGATGAACGGATCGGGTCGGCAGCGGTTGTTCGGGGCAGTGGGGGTCGCGGTTGCTCTCGCGGCGATTGGCTGTGGCAGTGACGACGGGGGCGGTGGTGGTGGTGGGACGGGCGGCGGCGCGGGAACGGGCGGTGCAGCGGGTTCCGGGGGAGCGGCGGGTGGCGGTGGCGTGGCTGGCAGCGGAGGCGCAGCCGGCGCCGGCGGCAGCGTCTCGACGACCCTCGCGACCGTCAAGGGCACGCTGACCTTGAACCAAGCCAACAGCACCGATCCGAGCGCCGACTGCTCGACGACCTATGAGATCGACGGCGTCGAAGACCAGAGCGCACTCTGGCAGTGCCCGAGCTGCAAGCCGACCTTTCGCTCGGCGCACAAGGTGACGACGACCAACTGCAAGCAGCCGTTGCCTCCGCCAACTCTCAGCGTGGGGTGGGGTAGCGACCAAAAATTCTATTGGGGTCCGGGAACCAAACCGCTCTTGGAGCTGGGCACGGCGACGGAGCAGAGCGGCACGGTGACAATCACGGTGAGTGCCGACTTTCCCGCTCCGACAGGTTCGCTCAGCGTGACGGGGACTGGCACTCTGACTCTCGGCACCACGCAAGGTGATCCCTTGGATGGATGGCGCCCCTCGGCCACGTATTCTTGCGGCTGGCCTCAGACCAAACCGCCGGAGTACGTCGGGAAATACACTCCCATCCTCAATGACAAGCTTCCTGACGGTGTGTTCGCCGACGCCTGCGGAGACAAGGTTCGCCTCTACGACTTGCTCGGGCGTTATCTGGTCATTCAGGCGAATCAGACGGTGCAGCTCACCTGCGGCCCCTGCGACGGTGCCGTCGCGGGCCAGAAAGCCTTCGAAGACGCGATGAAGGCGCTGAACATCCCGACCTTGGTGGTGACGATGCTGGTGCCCGACTACGGCCGCGCCGAGTTCATCCCGACCGTGGACGACCTGAAGGCCTGGGTGGACACAAACCAGGTCAGCGGCATCGCCCTCGCCGACCGCGGCTTCGGTCCGGCAGCAATCGGCAGTGTGCTGCAGAAGGTGCCCAACTTCGGCTACCCGTCGTTCCTGTTGGTGGCCCCCGACGGGACGATCGTGTTTGCACAAGAGGGCTTCGACCCGACACAGTCGGTCTGGACCCAGCTCGAGACCGAGATCAAGACCCACGCCGGGAAATAGCTCCCGACGGGTGACTCCGTCGCGCCCAGCGCTCCTCACTTTCGAAGCATCTGCTCCACCTTTCGGAGCAGTGCCTCGTGCTCGAAGGGTTTCGGCAGAAATCCGATCCTTCGCTGGTGAAACGCGCCTGGGAAGCCGGCCGGATCTGCGAAGCCGCTGATGAAGAGCACGGGCAGGTCCCGGCTCTTCGCCCAGGCAAGCTCGGCCAGCTCGGGCCCGCGCAGGCCCGGCATGATCACGTCGGTGAGCAGCAACGCGAGCTTGCCCGTGTGCCGCTCGAGCAGCTCGAGCGCGCGCGGCGCGCCCTCCGCCGTAAGGACCTGGTAGCCGCCCTGCTCCAGCATGCCGGCGACCAGCTGCAAGATCGTCGGCTCGTCCTCGACTACCAGAATGGCCCCCGTGCCCGCGCAGGGATGCGTCGTTCCGGGACGACCGCGTCCCGCGGGAGCTCGTCCACCCGAGGCAGGTACACCCGGAAGGTGCTTCCACTCCCGGGCTGACTCTCGACCTGCAGGTGCCCGCCGCTCTGCGTCACGATGCCGTAGACCGTCGAGAGCCCGAGACCGGTGCCCTTGCCGCGCTCCTTGGTGGTGAAGAACGGTTCGAACAGGCGTGACAGCACGGCTTCGTCCATGCCCATCCCGGTATCTCGGACCTCGAGCACGACATACCGGCCGGCAGGGACGACGAAGCGGGAGCCGAGCGCGTCATCGAGCTCGACGTTGCTCGTGCTGAGCCGAACCTGACCGCCCGCCGGCATCGCGTCACTGGCGTTGATCACCAGGTTGGTGATGACCTGTTCCAGTTGGCCCGTGTCTGCGCGCACGCGCCCGAGCTCCACGGCCAAGAGCCGCTCGAGTCTCGTCTCGGGGGCCATCAGGCGAGACAGCATGCGCTCCATGCTGCTGACCACCTCGTTGAGGTCCACGACGGTCGTGCTGACGGGCTGCTGCCGGCTGAAGATCAGTAGCTGACGGGTCAACGCGGCTGCGCGACCCACGGCGTTCTCGATCTCCTTGGCGCTCCCGAGCGCGGCTTCTTGCCCCGGGATCTGCGTGCGCAGGAGGGCCGAAAAACCAGAGATGACGGTGAGCAGATTGTTGAAGTCGTGAGCCACGCCGCCGGCGAGGCGTCCCACGGCCTCCATCTTTTGCGCGTGGCGTAGCTGTTCCTGACTGCGCGCGAGGGCTGCTTCCGTCCGCAGTCGTTCGCTCACGTCGACCGTGAGCGCCATCGTCCCGGCAGATGCTCCGCTCTGGTCGCGAATTGGCGCGGCCCAGATCGCCAGATCGATGGGCGAGCCATCCTTGCGTCGCCGTCGAGCCTGCACGCCCTGAATGCCCGTGGCCATCGCACCTTCCATGTTGCGGCGGAACTCCGCTCGCGACGCCTCGTCGACGACCGGATTCGGCTTCCCGATCGCCTCCGCTTCGGTGAAGCCGAAGGTGCGCTCGGCCGCTGGGTTCCACAGGCGGACGGTCCCCGCCGGATCGAGCAGCATGATGGGCACCGGGCAGGCCTGGATCAGTGCGTTCAGTTGCTCGTTGGACTGGCGCAGGGTCTCTTCGATCCGCCGGCGTTCGGTCATGTCCATGAAAAAGGCCAGTGTCACCGGACCATCCTGGATTTCGACCCGACGCACCGAGACGTGGAAAGGGAACACACTACCGTCCCGACGGAGCCCCAGGGAGTCGTAGGCGGCCTCGGCCTCGATGCCCACCCTGCGCTTCTGAATGTGGTCGATGATCGCCTCGCGCTGCTCCGGCGCGACCATCGAGAGCAAACTCTTGCCGTAGATCTCGTCGGAGTGGTCCGTGTACCCGAACATCGCCAGGTACGCGGGGTTGCAGTACTCGGTGACGCCGTCGCGGGTGAGCGTGACGCCGATCGGAGCAAGGTCGAAGCTCGCTTGCAGCGTCGCGGAGTCCAGTGGCACGAACGCCAGCTTGCCGGTTCTGACAGGGGCGCGCCATCCGATTCGGCGCCGAGCAAGCGAGCCTAACAGCGCGTCCCGGCCCAGCGCTCGAGCTCCCCGAATGGATCGAGCACGCCCTGGAGCACGCCGCGCAGGGTCCGGTCGCCGATGCGCCGGGCGGCGGACCAGCCCAGGTACCGGACTTCGCCGAGGACGAGGCCCGCGGCCGGCGTGTACCAGAGGTCCAGGCCGCTCGGGCGCACCCCGTTGGCCTCGAAGCCGTATTCCCAGAGAGTGCTGCCGATGACGGTGAAGGCGAGCGCGGGCAGCACGCCGTTCTTGCAAGTTCGGGCGCGAAGATAGAGCTCGCTGCCGAAGAGGGCGTGGCCAATGCCGTTGATCCACCAGGGATCTCCGTCCCATTCGAAGGCGCGACGGGACGAGTCCCACTTGGGGGGGAGCGTGAACGCCGCTTCGTAGTGCTGACCGATGTGGGAGAGCTCCGTGTCGGCGAAGGGCTCAGGCCAGAGGAACGCTTCCGTCGCGCGCATCGTCGTCATCAGGCCGAGGGCGTGCAGCGAGGGGATGGTCCATGACTGCTCACCCGTCGCGTCGGCCTCGCCGCGGGCGCCGGCCTCGGCGGCGCTTTTTCCCGCCTCGTTCTGGACGGCTGGCGTGGTGTCGGGCTCAGCGGCGCGGGCAAACTCAGAAGCTCCGCCGAGCGCACAGACCACCAGCCACGCCCTCACTCGCACACGGTCACCCGCTCTGCCTTCGCACTCTGTCCGTCGGTAACGAGGCGCACGTGGTGGCGGCGGGTCCCGCCGGGCCCCCTCTCGATGCGCGGCACCCGCGCCGCGTTGACGTACAGCACGCCGTCGACCTCAGACTGCCAGGTTCGCGCGCCGCCGCCCTTCAGTCGGTGGTGCATGTGACCCGCCGCGACGGCCAGCACGCGCTTGCCGCGCTGCTTTGCGTGTTCGATGGCCGCGGCCAGATCCGCGTCGCCGAAATCCCCTTCGCTCTTCCGGAAATCACAACCCCAGAGGTCATGCCGACGCGCCCCGAGGCCCAGCGGTCCGTTGTGCGCAACGAAGATCAGGCGCTCGTGCGGGGTTTCGTCGACCAGCCGGCACAAACGCGCTGCAGATTCCTCCAGAGAGCTCACACCGTAGGTCGCGTTCAGATAGCTCGCGAACGCAAAGAACCCGCCGCCCTGGGAGTGCGGACGGCCCGCGATCACACTGAGCGAGAGCTGATCCCCTCGAAGCTCGTGCATGCTGTACCCGGCGAGCGGAACCGGCGAGAGCGCGCTGCGCAGGCTCTCGCAGCGCCGTGACTGTCCTCGCCCGAGGATTCGCGCCGCGCGGGGGCGCTCCAGCGTCTCCGCTGCCAGATGCGGCAAGCTCACGCCGTCGTGGTTTCCGGGGACCACGAACGCGGGCGTGCGCAGCCGCGCGATGCTCGCGGCGACACCGAGCGCGTCCTGACGATAGCCTGCCAGATCTCCGACGAACGCCACCAGATCATAGGCCTCGGCATCGATCAGGGCGACGTCCCGATCGTCCCACGCCAGGTGGACGTCGCCGATGATGCCGATGCGGAGGGAAGGTGAGCTCACGGGATGGCCGCAACCCTAGCAGTGATGTGTCCACACGGGCTCTGCCGGCTCTCCACACAATTGCCGCGGGAGGCCCCGAGTTCCTGCACGCTCGCCCGGTACGGTCAACGGCGTGGGGCCCCCGCGCCCGCCCGCGCCGGCCCGCCCGCTCGGCCCCGCCCCCCCCCCCCCCCCCCCCCCCCCCCCCCCGGGCCGGGCGGCGCGCGGGGGGCGCGGCGCCCCCTCCCCGCCGCGCGCCGCGGCCCGGCGCCCCCGGCCGCCCCCCCCGGGCGGGGGGCGGGGGCGGGCCCGCCCCCCCCCCCCCCCCCCGGCGCCCCCCCCCCCCCCCCCCCCCCCCCCCCCCGCCCGCCCCCGGCCCCCCCCCCCCCCCCCCCCCCGGCCCCCCGGGGGGGGGGGCGGGCGGCGGGCCCGCCCGGCGCGCGCCGGGCGCGCCCCCCCCCGCGCGCGCCCGCGCTGCTGTTGTTGGTCCCCGCCGCCCCGCGCCCCGCCCCCCCCCCCGCCGCCCCCCCCCCCGCGCCCCCGGCCGCGGCCCGGGGCGCGGGGGGGGGGCCGGCGCGGGCCGGGCGGGGGCTGGGGGGGTGGTTCGGGGGTTCCGCGGGTTGGCCCCCCTGCCCCCGGCTGGCGGGGCGCGGCCCCCCCCCGGGGCCGGCCCGGGGCCGCCGGCGCGGGGCCCCGGGGCGCCCCCCCCCGCCGGCGGCCCCCGGCGGGCGCGCCGCCGCCCCCCCCCCCCCCGCCCCCCCCCCCCCCGGCCCGGCGCGCCGCGCCCGCCCCCCCGGTCGGGGGGGGCCCCGGCCCCCCCCGCGCCCCGCGGGGGGCCCCCCGGCCCCCCCCGGCCCCGGGCCCGCCCCCCGCCCCGCCCCCCGCGCCTCGCCCGCCGGGCCCGGCGGCGCCCCCCCCCCCGGGGGGGCGGCCCCGGCCGCCCGGGGGCGCCGGCCCGCCCCCCCGCCCCCCCCCCGGCCCCGCCCCGCCGCCCGGGGGGCCCCCCGGCGGGGGGCGGCGCGGCGGGCGCCCGGGGGCGCGGGCCCCCGGGGGGCCCCGGGCGCGGCGGGCCGGGGGCGGCCGGGCCCCCGCCCCCGGGGCGGGCGGCCCGCGCCCCCCCGGCCCGCGCCCGCGGCGCCGGGCGCCCCCGCGGGGGCGCCCCGCGGGGGCCCGCGGGGGGCCGCGCCCCCGCGGCCCCCCGCGGGGGGCCCGGCCCCCCCGCGCCGGGCGCCGCCCGGGCGCCGGGCGCGGGGGGGGGGGGGGGGGGGCCCGGGGGGGGGGGGGGGGGGGGGGGGGGGGCCCGCGGCGGGCGGGGCCGGGGCCGCCGGGCGCCGGCGCCGGCGCTGGGCGGGGGGGGGGGGGGGGGGCGGGTGGGGGGGGGCGGGCGGGGGGGCGGCTGGGCGCCCGGGGGGGGCTCCGGGGCCCGGGCGCGCGCGCCGCGCGCCCGGGGGGGGGGGGGGGGGGGGTCGGCGGGGGGGGGGGCCGGCCGGGGGGGGGGGGGGGGGTCCGAAAGGGCGGGGGGGGGGGGGGGGGGGGCCGGGGGGGGGGGCGGGGGGGGGGGGGGGGGGGGGGGGGGGGGGGGGGGGGGGGCGCGGGGGGGGGGGGGGGGGGGGGGGGGGGGGGGGGGGGGGGGGGGGGGGGGGGGGGGGGGGGGGGGCCGGGGGGGGGGGGGCCGGGGGGGGGGGGGGGGGGGGGGGGGGGGGGGGGGGGGGGGGGGGGGGGGGGCGGGGGGGGGGGGGGGGGGTCTGGCCGTTGTGGTTGCCGTTTGCTTTTGCCAGCGGCCCACCGGTCCGAAGCGAGCCGCGTCCGCGACTGGTCGAGCGGCGCATCTCGAGCGCGGTCGAGCGCGCTCGCGGTGCGGTCTCGGGCACCGCGCTGGACGGTTTCCTGTCGGAGCGCGAAGCCAACGCCATCTTGCGGGAGGTCGATCGGATCGGCCGCCGGCTCGACGCGGTCGAGCAAGAGCTCGACGCCGGCATGCTGGCCTCGGCGCGCAATCGCGAACGCCTGGCAGAGCTGGCCCGCTCGGACTCGCAGGCGCTCGATGACGTCAACGAGCTTGCAGAGCTGCTCGCCACGGAGCTCACCCTGGCGCGCCACGGGCGGAGCGAGAGCGTGGAGCCGCTCGTGGCAGAGCTCAGCGCGCGGGTCGAGGCCTTGGCTTCGAGCTGAGCGCGCGCGTCATTTTGCCAATGCGCCCGTGATGCTCTTCACCAACACATCGACCACCGGGTTGTAGCCGTAGGCGGGGTTCGCCGGATCGCCCACGGTGACCTTGGGGCAGATGGAGCCGACGACCGCTTGATTGCCGATGCCCTTCAGTACTTTCAGGTGGCGCGTCCCGGGGAACGCCTTGCCATAGTGTTGCAGCTTCGAGTAGGTGCTCGAGGCCGGATCCTGGCAGAGCGGATTGTTGGCGGTGTAACCCGGGCCGACGTCGTCGCAGTCGCAGCCACCGCTGCTGAACGCGCCGCAGTCCTTGGGGGTGTTCAGCCGGAAGATGCAGGCGTACTGCAGGTCGGCGAGATTCGTATTCCACTCGTGCCCATTGGCCGGCTGAGCGGCGGCCTTGGCGGAGGGCGGGCTCAAGGCGACTCCCGTCGCTGGCTGAGTGCCCGAGCGGGGAGTGTTCGACTCGATCATGAGCGGGTCGTCCGCCAGGTCCTTGCTGTCGTCCGCCAGAAGCCAGGCCCAGCGGCCCTTGGCGGAGAGCTCTGCCGCGGTCAGGTACGACAGCTCCGTGGGAGAGCTCAGGGTTGCCTCCGTCGCGAGATCTTGCCACGGCACCCCCACGATGCCTGCCAAGAACACCGCGCCGGGGCTGCGCTGTTCGAGCAGGGGGTTCTTCACCGGTGTGCAGCTCGTCGTTGGGCCCTTGCCGTCCCAGGTCGGACAGATCATAGGCTGGGTCAGCGCCTGCACGTAGCGCTCGGTGGGGTAGAGGAAATCGAGACCGAAGCGGCGTTTCTGCTCCCAGCAGCGCAGGTTCGGGTGGTCGCTCTGGTCGTCGTACGCACCCTTCTGACACTCCGGGTCGCTCCCGAGATCGGCGCAGCCGGGAGGCGGGGAGCTCTCCGCCACGTTGCACGAACGACAGCAAGGACTGTCGGGATCCGTTGCGCATGCGCCGGCGGCCCGCGGCAGGTGAAACGCCGTGTTGTTCGGGTTCGAGGTCTGGGCCGCGATCCAGTTGAAGCCGCCGTCGACGGTGGAGCAGTCGTTCTCGTCGGTGAGCATCATCACGATCACGACGGAGTCCGGGCGCAAGAAGTCCGATCGCTGCTGGAGCACGACGGCGTCGACGCCCTGCGCCACTGCGATGTTGTCGACGACCACGACCTGGGCGGGCGGGGCCGGGTCCACCAGGAACCGGTACCAGCTCTCGAGCTGGGACTCGTACCCGCAGCCGTTCTCACCCGCGGCCGTCACCTGCGCTTTGAAATCGGACTCGAGCTGGGCTGCATCGCTCTGTCCCGGGCCCGCGCTGCCTTTTGTCCCACTGGGATCCCACCACAAGAACCCGAGGCCGGCGTAGGTCTGCAGGTTTGCACTCGGTCGTACGGTGCCGATCAGGTGTGCGTTGTCGTTCTGCGTCGGGTTGAACGCGGGGCCGTTCTCTTTGCACTGGTCGCCGCCGTGTCCGCCCAGGCTCGACGACACAATGCCGATGTGGATGTCTTCGATGGCCTTGAACTGTGGTTTGCCCGTCGCGGGGTCGATGACCGGCGTGACCAAGCGCTTGACCAGCGCTGGAACCGCGTCCGAGAGCAGCTGCTGTTTGTCCGCCATCGAGATCGAGTTGTCGATCATCAGCAGCAGGTCGAGCTTGTCGGACGGCACCAGGGGAATGCCGCCGCTGCCGCCACCGCTCCCGCCGGTTGCGCCGCTGCCTCCGCTGCCTCCGGTTGCGCCGCTGCCTCCGCTGCCCCCGCCCGTACCTCCGCCGCCGCCGGTCGAGCCGCCGCAGCTCAGCATCAGCATTGAACCCAACACCAGCGCACCCACCCCTGCGAGCCATCGTGTGGTCATGTCGCCGAGGCTACATCAGTCTTCGAGGCTGTGCCCCGGCGTTCACTCGTTCGGCGTCTTCGATACCGGCCGCTTCAGCTTTCCACCGCACAGCCACTCACAGCCGCACACGACGAACGGGTGTCCGCTCTCGGTACACGCGTCCTGAAACGCCGCGCTCGTCTCGGGCGGAGTGCAGTCCTTCTGCTCCGCGACGCAGGCCTTTTCGTTGTTCTCGGCGTCGTACGCCGTCTTTTCGCGCTTGAAGTTCCCGGTGCACACCATGTTGCACCCGCACTTCATGACCCGGAATCCGGCGAGCTTGCAGGCGTCCCTGAAGTCAGCGGGTTCGTCGCTCGGTTTACAGGCCTTGCCCGGTGGCGCGCAGCTGAGCTCGTGGCCCAACGCGTCGAACACCTTGCTGCCTGCCATGCGATCCTTGGGCAACTCCACGTCGGCGGTCGGCGCGGTCGGCGCGCTGGGTCCGGGAGTTTCGGGGTTCTTCGCGCAAGCGCAGAGGCACACGCTGAGAACCACGCTCGGGATCAGAAATGTGCAGCGCATGCGGCACGGGTAGCATGGCCGCCGCGTCCCGTCGCGGGTCCGCTCGCCCCTCGGTCACTCGTCGTCGGGGGGCGCAGGCGCCATCTCGGAAGGGTGAGTGGGCAAGCGCGGTCGCGGGACCATCTCGTGGCGGTGGGTTCCGCCCGTCGGGACGGGTTTCTTGCCGGCGTCGCGGGCTGCATCGGGGCCTGGTGCGGCGTCCCCGGGAGCGCCCGTCGCCTCCGCTTCGTTGGCGGCGTCGCTCGGACTCGCGTCAGCGGGACCCACGCCCGCGTCGCTCGCTGCATCCGGTGGGGGAGGGGCGTCGTAGGGTTGGGTCGGCGGCGCCGCGACCATCTCCGTGGGGTGGCTGTCGTCGCCGCTTTTCTTGCACGCGGTGGCCGCGAGCGACATGCTCGCCGCCAGGCTCACGGCGCGCGCGGTCTTGGTCCAACCCCGGGTCACGGGTTG
This window contains:
- a CDS encoding SDR family oxidoreductase, giving the protein MRVLEALIDSRAHLAKLPLESRNRLLAAAGRVSRPHRLEQKLLARALRKHNKKALRAADEALLERASIRKKRAQPVFITPKKHALAAEAHGETPELDQGLDAAELQKPRVCYVCKQLFSKVHFFYDQMCPTCGDFNHMKRSQTADLSGRVALITGARVKIGFQAAILLLRAGARVIVTTRFPHDAALRFAREADAGSFGDRLQIYGLDLRHTPSVELFAHHVIETESRLDFVLHNACQTVRRPPGFYGHLMQGERGAVAALPERARDFLRQHAELSQSASLATTREAPALASARLGLERAPELTQVPLTEEDRDTGLQLFPAAQLDADLQQVDLREINSWRLALHQVSTVELLEVQLVNAIAPFVLNGRLKPLMLKDRTDDKHIVNVSAMEGQFHRRFKTNKHPHTNMAKAALNMMTRTSADDYVKDGIHMNSVDTGWVTDEDPAHIAARKTVEQGFHPPLDIVDGAARIVDPILDGINTGEHLWGQFLKDYKPAPW
- a CDS encoding response regulator, whose amino-acid sequence is MQLVAGMLEQGGYQVLTAEGAPRALELLERHTGKLALLLTDVIMPGLRGPELAELAWAKSRDLPVLFISGFADPAGFPGAFHQRRIGFLPKPFEHEALLRKVEQMLRK
- a CDS encoding PAS domain S-box protein, whose product is MPLDSATLQASFDLAPIGVTLTRDGVTEYCNPAYLAMFGYTDHSDEIYGKSLLSMVAPEQREAIIDHIQKRRVGIEAEAAYDSLGLRRDGSVFPFHVSVRRVEIQDGPVTLAFFMDMTERRRIEETLRQSNEQLNALIQACPVPIMLLDPAGTVRLWNPAAERTFGFTEAEAIGKPNPVVDEASRAEFRRNMEGAMATGIQGVQARRRRKDGSPIDLAIWAAPIRDQSGASAGTMALTVDVSERLRTEAALARSQEQLRHAQKMEAVGRLAGGVAHDFNNLLTVISGFSALLRTQIPGQEAALGSAKEIENAVGRAAALTRQLLIFSRQQPVSTTVVDLNEVVSSMERMLSRLMAPETRLERLLAVELGRVRADTGQLEQVITNLVINASDAMPAGGQVRLSTSNVELDDALGSRFVVPAGRYVVLEVRDTGMGMDEAVLSRLFEPFFTTKERGKGTGLGLSTVYGIVTQSGGHLQVESQPGSGSTFRVYLPRVDELPRDAVVPERRIPARARGPFW
- a CDS encoding DUF3943 domain-containing protein yields the protein MRAWLVVCALGGASEFARAAEPDTTPAVQNEAGKSAAEAGARGEADATGEQSWTIPSLHALGLMTTMRATEAFLWPEPFADTELSHIGQHYEAAFTLPPKWDSSRRAFEWDGDPWWINGIGHALFGSELYLRARTCKNGVLPALAFTVIGSTLWEYGFEANGVRPSGLDLWYTPAAGLVLGEVRYLGWSAARRIGDRTLRGVLQGVLDPFGELERWAGTRC
- a CDS encoding metallophosphoesterase family protein; this translates as MSSPSLRIGIIGDVHLAWDDRDVALIDAEAYDLVAFVGDLAGYRQDALGVAASIARLRTPAFVVPGNHDGVSLPHLAAETLERPRAARILGRGQSRRCESLRSALSPVPLAGYSMHELRGDQLSLSVIAGRPHSQGGGFFAFASYLNATYGVSSLEESAARLCRLVDETPHERLIFVAHNGPLGLGARRHDLWGCDFRKSEGDFGDADLAAAIEHAKQRGKRVLAVAAGHMHHRLKGGGARTWQSEVDGVLYVNAARVPRIERGPGGTRRHHVRLVTDGQSAKAERVTVCE